From the genome of Solidesulfovibrio fructosivorans JJ], one region includes:
- a CDS encoding CBS domain-containing protein, producing the protein MFKHRVGELAKRPHIVAAEASITQAADLMAREGISCLAAVSGAKVVGFLTENNIVRHFDVDMDLDASIREFLTKPEGAVAKDLPVSEAVKLLLERAARHLPVVDFSGSLLGLVTEKELVDALAVDFMVEDALCSDLMHHDPVTLPADRTVREALTLMREKNADCVMAVDAGKPAGILSERDVLSRVLGYPERLAAPVTRYMTTPVISVPTTAVIYKVILFMRQKGVRRVAVIHEDGRLAGLLSQRDLLRYARRIGL; encoded by the coding sequence ATGTTCAAGCACAGGGTCGGCGAATTGGCCAAAAGGCCCCATATCGTCGCTGCGGAGGCTTCCATAACGCAGGCCGCCGACCTCATGGCCCGTGAGGGCATCAGTTGCCTGGCCGCGGTCAGCGGGGCCAAGGTCGTGGGATTCCTTACCGAAAACAATATCGTTCGCCATTTCGACGTCGACATGGACCTCGATGCGTCCATCCGCGAATTCTTGACCAAGCCGGAAGGGGCCGTGGCCAAGGACCTGCCCGTGTCCGAAGCGGTCAAGCTCCTGCTCGAGCGCGCGGCGCGCCATCTGCCGGTGGTGGATTTCAGCGGTTCGCTGCTGGGGCTGGTCACGGAAAAGGAGCTCGTGGACGCCCTGGCCGTGGATTTCATGGTGGAGGACGCCTTGTGCAGCGACCTCATGCACCACGACCCGGTCACCCTCCCCGCCGACCGGACCGTGCGCGAGGCCCTGACGCTCATGCGCGAAAAAAACGCCGACTGCGTGATGGCCGTCGATGCGGGCAAGCCGGCCGGCATCCTGAGCGAACGCGACGTGCTGTCCCGGGTCCTGGGCTATCCCGAGCGCCTGGCCGCCCCCGTCACCCGCTACATGACCACGCCGGTGATCAGCGTCCCGACCACGGCCGTGATCTACAAGGTGATCCTCTTCATGCGCCAGAAAGGCGTGCGCCGGGTGGCCGTCATCCATGAGGATGGGCGTCTGGCCGGCCTGCTCTCTCAGCGCGACCTCCTGCGCTACGCCCGCCGCATCGGCCTGTAG
- a CDS encoding amidohydrolase family protein, with amino-acid sequence FLKGFPSRLPLASFPLPLGTCSYAVTARRIVTRIPCDGPPERLDDGAVVLTGRRVLDVGPRRRVLAGFSGPVVDCGPATLVPGLINAHVHLELSRLRGLSPRGQGFAAWAAWLMRQDLSPPSPEILDAAVSEMAEAGTGAVIDVGSRAGPAVAKALARGGLSGLVCHEYFGFRRLPPADIPPELQAAVAGAPGLDAAPSGHALYSTSPENLRRAREACLRLGAPFCLHLAEQAGETALLATGEGELAELLRGRVLPRDWRAPGRSPVAEARSQGLLGPSTLAVHAVWLDAADKKLLAASGTAVCLCPRSNAVIGVGTADAPGLLAAGVPLCLGTDSLASNDDLDLWNEVRALLAAHPDFPGGQALSALTATPARLLGRERDLGLLAPGAMGGAAVVPDDLTEHFR; translated from the coding sequence TTTTTAAAGGGTTTCCCCTCTCGCCTGCCCCTTGCATCCTTTCCTCTTCCCCTCGGGACATGCTCGTACGCGGTGACGGCCCGGCGCATCGTCACCAGGATACCCTGCGACGGGCCGCCGGAGCGCCTGGACGATGGGGCCGTGGTGCTGACCGGCCGGCGCGTTCTCGACGTCGGCCCCCGCCGCCGGGTGCTGGCCGGCTTTTCCGGGCCTGTCGTCGATTGCGGCCCGGCCACCCTGGTCCCCGGCCTCATAAACGCCCACGTCCACCTGGAGCTTTCCCGGCTGCGCGGGCTGTCCCCGCGCGGGCAGGGCTTTGCCGCCTGGGCCGCCTGGCTCATGCGTCAGGATCTGTCGCCGCCTTCCCCGGAGATTCTGGACGCGGCCGTGTCGGAGATGGCCGAAGCGGGCACCGGGGCCGTCATCGACGTGGGCTCCCGGGCCGGTCCGGCCGTGGCGAAGGCCCTGGCCCGGGGCGGATTGTCGGGACTTGTCTGCCACGAGTATTTCGGCTTCCGCCGCCTGCCGCCGGCGGACATTCCCCCGGAGCTTCAGGCGGCTGTGGCCGGCGCGCCGGGGCTCGACGCCGCCCCGAGCGGCCATGCCCTTTATTCCACCAGCCCTGAAAACCTGCGCCGGGCCAGGGAGGCCTGCCTGCGCCTTGGCGCGCCGTTTTGCCTGCATCTGGCCGAGCAGGCCGGGGAAACGGCGCTTTTGGCCACGGGTGAGGGCGAGCTGGCGGAACTTTTGCGCGGCCGGGTGTTGCCGCGCGACTGGCGCGCCCCGGGGCGTTCCCCGGTGGCCGAGGCCCGGAGCCAAGGGCTTTTGGGGCCGTCCACCCTGGCCGTGCACGCCGTGTGGCTGGACGCGGCGGACAAAAAGCTCCTGGCCGCTAGCGGCACGGCCGTGTGCCTGTGTCCGCGCAGCAACGCCGTCATTGGCGTGGGCACGGCCGACGCGCCGGGGCTCCTCGCCGCCGGCGTGCCGCTGTGTCTGGGCACGGACAGCCTGGCCTCCAACGACGACCTGGACCTGTGGAACGAGGTTCGGGCGCTTTTGGCCGCGCATCCCGATTTTCCCGGCGGTCAGGCGCTTTCGGCCCTGACCGCCACGCCGGCCCGGCTGCTCGGCCGGGAGCGCGATCTGGGACTTCTGGCCCCCGGGGCCATGGGCGGGGCGGCCGTGGTTCCGGACGACCTGACGGAGCATTTCCGCTAG
- a CDS encoding HDOD domain-containing protein produces the protein MSVNAASHADTGRPGLGDSRPLARGAFVARFLTYGEPLRERLPCFVAPDPDAAKDRLLETPGSRAGCLAAIDPPPLPQAYLALRRAIEDPLATSSGVGAIISMDPGLASYVLRLANSPLYAPAARVETISRAVTIIGLTELETMAAGSVLSRLAAHSPRPDLLVLDDFWKHAVAVGLLSRALAERVGERGGERFFVAGLLHDVGRLLLAVAEPDLAAVSLARTGPNRLSLDAAERLELGFDHAALGGRIAAKWRLPEQLAMAVAGHHQPSQCPDSLMAAAVHAADFMANALGMRATPCAGLPRLDGRVLAPFNLERADPVEFQEILTSGLAAMTALVAS, from the coding sequence ATGTCCGTCAACGCCGCTTCGCATGCCGACACCGGCCGACCGGGGCTCGGCGATTCCCGGCCGCTGGCCCGGGGCGCCTTTGTGGCGCGCTTTCTGACGTACGGGGAACCGTTGCGGGAACGGCTGCCATGCTTCGTGGCTCCCGATCCGGACGCGGCCAAGGATCGCCTGCTGGAGACGCCGGGCTCCCGGGCGGGTTGTTTGGCCGCCATCGATCCGCCGCCCCTGCCCCAAGCCTATCTGGCCCTGCGCCGGGCCATCGAGGACCCCTTGGCCACTTCGTCCGGCGTGGGGGCCATCATTTCCATGGACCCGGGCCTGGCCTCCTATGTCCTTCGCCTGGCCAACAGCCCCCTGTACGCCCCGGCGGCCAGGGTGGAGACCATTTCCCGAGCCGTGACCATCATCGGACTGACCGAGCTCGAGACCATGGCCGCCGGCTCGGTCCTCAGCCGGCTTGCCGCGCATTCGCCGAGGCCCGACCTGCTCGTGCTGGACGATTTCTGGAAGCATGCCGTGGCCGTGGGCCTGCTCTCCCGGGCCCTGGCCGAACGCGTGGGCGAGCGGGGCGGGGAACGGTTTTTCGTGGCCGGACTGCTCCACGATGTGGGCCGGCTGCTTCTGGCCGTGGCCGAACCCGATTTGGCCGCCGTCAGCCTGGCCCGAACCGGGCCGAACCGGCTGTCCCTGGACGCGGCCGAGCGCCTGGAGCTGGGCTTCGATCACGCCGCCCTGGGCGGGCGCATCGCCGCCAAATGGCGGCTGCCCGAACAACTGGCCATGGCCGTGGCCGGGCATCACCAACCGTCCCAGTGTCCGGACAGCCTCATGGCCGCCGCGGTGCATGCCGCCGATTTCATGGCCAACGCCCTGGGCATGCGGGCCACGCCCTGCGCCGGACTGCCGCGCCTCGACGGACGGGTGCTGGCCCCCTTCAACCTGGAGCGGGCCGATCCCGTCGAGTTCCAGGAAATCCTGACCAGCGGTCTGGCCGCCATGACCGCCCTGGTGGCGTCATGA
- a CDS encoding cysteine hydrolase family protein codes for MTSDANIDAATALLLVDIQNDYFPGGAMELRGTEEAADRAAIVLARFRDKGAPVIHVRHEAARPGATFFLPGSWGAAIHATVAPAPGEPVVTKAFPNSFRETELAARLDAAGAKRLVVCGMMTHMCVDATVRAAFDLGYPVTVVADACATRGLSFGGRNVAAPDVQAAFLAALGAVYATVVAAADLV; via the coding sequence ATGACCAGTGACGCCAACATCGACGCCGCAACGGCCCTTTTGCTTGTGGATATCCAAAACGACTATTTCCCCGGCGGGGCCATGGAACTCCGTGGGACCGAGGAAGCGGCCGACCGGGCCGCGATCGTCCTGGCCCGGTTCCGGGACAAGGGCGCTCCCGTCATCCATGTGCGCCACGAGGCGGCGCGGCCCGGGGCCACGTTTTTTCTCCCCGGCTCCTGGGGCGCGGCGATCCATGCGACGGTCGCCCCGGCCCCGGGCGAACCGGTGGTGACCAAGGCTTTTCCCAACAGTTTTCGGGAAACGGAGCTTGCCGCGCGCCTGGATGCGGCCGGGGCGAAGCGGCTGGTCGTTTGCGGCATGATGACCCACATGTGCGTGGACGCGACGGTGCGGGCCGCCTTCGACCTGGGCTATCCGGTGACGGTGGTTGCCGACGCCTGCGCCACGCGGGGGCTGTCCTTCGGGGGCAGGAACGTGGCCGCGCCCGACGTCCAAGCGGCGTTTCTGGCGGCGCTTGGCGCGGTCTACGCCACGGTGGTCGCGGCCGCGGATCTGGTCTGA
- a CDS encoding EAL and HDOD domain-containing protein, whose protein sequence is MSCTLAESNYAVARQPIYRVDGGVYGYELLYRTVGGPNYAVVPSDAEATLAVLANGIEAISQDIAPNKKIFINFSREILEKGYYSFLDPARFVLEVLESVSCDAAFAETLRGINAAGYMLALDDYVGDPAFDAILPVVTFVKIDMLALRDDPDKLEAVVATCQARGKEILAEKVETEADLEFCRGRGISLAQGFYYSRPLLVTTRVLDAGQTARLGLLAELAQPEIDMARVREIIAADVALTYKLLRHVNAACFSRGEPVESLGFAIDLLGSRALLSWVTVNLLASLAATPRDLELAFVSAARGRFLALVDRARGGVCHKGVGMCLLGLLSLLDAMLGMPMDKALSGLPIDASIRDALLGKTSSCRQCLALCRSYDGREPTAETRELFEAFGLSGKAVAGAYYEALAWAAAMFRG, encoded by the coding sequence ATGAGCTGTACCTTGGCCGAATCCAACTATGCCGTGGCCCGACAGCCCATCTATCGGGTCGATGGGGGCGTGTACGGCTACGAACTGCTGTATCGCACCGTCGGTGGCCCCAATTACGCCGTCGTGCCCTCGGACGCGGAGGCCACCCTGGCCGTGCTGGCCAACGGCATCGAGGCCATCTCCCAGGACATTGCGCCGAACAAGAAGATTTTCATCAATTTTTCCAGGGAAATCCTGGAGAAGGGCTATTACAGTTTCCTCGATCCCGCCCGGTTTGTGCTCGAGGTGCTGGAGAGCGTTTCCTGCGACGCGGCGTTTGCGGAAACCCTGCGGGGCATCAACGCGGCGGGGTATATGCTGGCCCTGGACGACTATGTGGGCGATCCGGCCTTCGATGCCATCCTGCCCGTCGTGACCTTCGTCAAGATCGACATGCTGGCCCTGCGCGACGACCCGGACAAGCTCGAGGCGGTCGTGGCGACCTGCCAGGCCAGGGGGAAGGAAATCCTGGCCGAAAAAGTGGAGACCGAGGCCGATCTGGAATTTTGCCGCGGCCGGGGCATCTCCCTGGCCCAAGGCTTTTATTACAGCCGGCCCTTGCTGGTCACGACCAGGGTCCTGGACGCCGGCCAGACGGCGCGGCTGGGGCTTCTGGCCGAGCTGGCCCAGCCGGAGATCGACATGGCCAGGGTGCGCGAGATCATCGCCGCGGACGTGGCCCTGACCTACAAGCTCCTGCGTCACGTCAATGCCGCCTGTTTCTCCCGGGGCGAGCCCGTCGAGTCCCTGGGCTTCGCCATCGACCTGCTCGGGAGCAGGGCCTTGCTCAGCTGGGTGACCGTGAATCTGCTCGCCTCCCTGGCGGCCACGCCCCGTGATCTGGAGCTGGCCTTTGTCTCGGCCGCGCGGGGGCGTTTTCTGGCCCTGGTCGACCGGGCGCGAGGCGGGGTGTGCCACAAAGGCGTGGGCATGTGCCTGCTGGGCCTGCTCTCCCTGCTCGACGCCATGCTCGGCATGCCCATGGACAAGGCGCTTTCGGGGCTGCCCATCGACGCGTCCATCCGCGATGCGTTGTTGGGGAAAACGAGTTCGTGCCGTCAGTGTCTGGCGCTGTGCCGGAGCTACGACGGCCGGGAGCCGACCGCCGAAACGCGGGAGCTCTTTGAAGCCTTCGGCCTCAGCGGCAAGGCCGTCGCCGGCGCGTATTACGAGGCGCTGGCCTGGGCGGCCGCGATGTTTCGGGGATAA
- a CDS encoding RrF2 family transcriptional regulator, translating into MPVTQKCQYALRALFELARRKGDGPIPAGGIAERQAIPKRFLEVILHQLRQGGFVDAQRGKEGGFYLARPAETVTVGEVIRFMDGPISPVDCHRERPGHDCPLRGGCVFRDVWQEAQAALEKVYDARNLRDLVEEDRHRHDMAAVPAYVI; encoded by the coding sequence ATGCCCGTCACCCAGAAATGCCAATACGCCCTGCGCGCCCTGTTCGAGCTGGCCCGGCGCAAGGGCGACGGCCCCATTCCCGCCGGCGGCATCGCCGAACGGCAAGCCATTCCCAAACGGTTTCTGGAAGTCATCCTGCACCAGTTGCGCCAGGGCGGGTTCGTGGACGCCCAGCGGGGCAAGGAAGGCGGCTTCTACCTGGCCCGCCCGGCCGAAACCGTGACCGTGGGCGAGGTCATCCGGTTCATGGACGGCCCCATCAGCCCGGTGGACTGCCACCGGGAGCGCCCGGGGCACGACTGTCCCCTGCGCGGCGGCTGCGTGTTTCGCGACGTGTGGCAGGAAGCCCAGGCCGCCCTGGAAAAGGTCTACGATGCCAGGAACCTGCGCGATCTGGTGGAGGAAGACCGCCACCGGCATGACATGGCCGCCGTCCCGGCCTATGTGATTTGA